GGCCAATAAATAGcagatatttaaaatttaaaatattatctaAATGTCAACATGTGTCATTTACATGATCGCTTTTCAATGAAGCATCTTGGCTTCCagcgaaacataaacaaacatagTTTGGCACTCAAAGTGTTAATGTAAAACCTCacaatcaattaaaatgtaaaatatattaGTTATAATAAGTATTAAAATATGATGTTTACATAATTCATGTTTATgcactgtgtgttttttgtcatggacatttgttcaaaattttcattattaaattagAATGATTTGATCATATGATTATTTGATCATTATTTGTGAATTGCTAGCAAATAATTTGTTGAATATTTCCTCTATAGATAAATATTTATCTAAACTGTGCAATTATATCAATTTTCCTGTTGAAGATATTGCTGTTTTgaagtgcatcatgacaggtctatgaGATATGGAACAGAGTACTTATCGAATAgggtcgtgtttgtttgtttcgttcgaTGGCtgccagagcgccgcctaaagcagGACGAACAACGGAGCTGCACAAATTTCCGTCACCCTTTCGGTACTTTTAACGGAAGGCGCTTCGATGAGGCCGTTCAATCACGCTCACCTGTGTTCCTCTTATGCATCCATCTAATTGACCTTTAGCCTCTCGCCATGTACCAGTAGCGAAGCGCTTTGACGGCAATCAGGTTCCTAATTTTATTAGcgcattaaaatattattcttcCAATCCCAACCGTAATCAAATTGCCTGTTACGTGGTTTTATGATTTCCACACTAACATACATCGTGCCCTTTTTGTCTAAAGAAGCTGTAAATGGGATGtagataattaaaaaaaaaaacaacacggcAGGTGGTGCAACGTCAAGTCGAACTCATttattataatacattttcaaatcaatttctttttccctctttctctctctctctctctctctctttctatatcTTTCaatctctcttctctctctacaTCTTGTGTGCATCGGAACGATTGTTTGTCCTCTATAAGCCGCTAGAAAGAGGGATATTTTGGTGCTTGCTTCGGTTATCTCCCGCATAACTGGCTTTAATGTGCACTAATGTACCCACCACCTCAAACGAGACGGGGCCATTCTGGATAGTGCCGGGCCACCGAGCCAGCGAGCCACCGAAAAGGAACGCAAAACATTAGACATTGAATTTTATGAGGGTTTTTCGTtatcttttttcatttctgtGTGACAAGTGTTATAGGACACACTTGGGGGAGTAGGAGTAGTATCGCAATGGCACACGCCATATGCAGCAAGGCACTTTCGAATGGGAATAAggtttgttaaaaaaatgtcGTAAGTAGTAGCTTTTTTttagaggttttttttattaattgacAGCTGGCAATTATTTAGGTACGTATAtgagaagattttttttattcagtagggacggctttgccgtattgcttaaataTATGAGAAGATATTGCGATAacaattgtttgaaattaCGCTCCATTAATTAAAACTCTCTTTTAACCAGCTAAAACTGTTGTATGTCCGTTGCATTAACAAATTATCGAAACATCATTCTCGGACCGTTCCTcctgcattaaaaaaatatcaaaacactatttcaaaacaaattttagcATTTTACATTGTAGCAGATCCTAATTTCGATACTTCATTCCCATGAACATACATATAGAAATGAACTTTAACTGTAACCACGCCCACTTTCTCGCGGCAATATATGTCCATGAGTACATGTCCCCGCTTACGGAATGAATCGCGTGAAAACAACACAGCGCGCATGTTAGATGCAAGTGGCCGCTATAACGATTTTTCGACAGGAATTAAGGCTGTAGGGTCGGACTTCCGGATttccgatggtggtggtggtagcagaaGATGATGGACTGACAAAGAGTGTTTACATTAGATTTGCTTGCTGCTGTGAGAGAAAGAGTAGTTGACTAACCTACAAAAGCAGCCATCGGATTTTTATCGTTTGAAGATCTACGAAACGTATCCTTTTTTGGCGATGTCTTTCCCAAAACCCGCAACTTCTTTGGCTGTGTGAAATTCCAAGATGGTGGGGATAAGGCTCCCCTCGTTTCACGAACTCCCATTCGTTCGCCATCGGTGCCAGATCGCGAGGTGGGGGTAGTGAGAGAATCCAGTAGCAGGCGCACGAGATCGCATCAGCTCGGCGCCATTGCCGGCAGTACCTACGGGCGTGAGTGAGATGCACCAACACTGCCACTAGCAGTGTGTgatttttacacacacacacacacacacacacacacacacacacacacacacacacacacacacacacacacacacacacacacacacacacacacacacacacacacacacacacacacacacacacacacacacacacacacacacacacacacacacacacacacacacacacacacacacacacacacacacacacacacacacacacacacacacacacacacacacacacacacacaaatactgCGACACCTTTGGACAGCCTAGAAGGATTATTTGTTGGAGCTGCTAGATCTGCAGGACATGCTGGGTATGCCGTGATTGTTTAGtatggtttaaaaaaagaaacaaacaacaacaatcggtTTTATGTCAGACCGGTGCACTGCAAAACCACCACTGGAAAACGTAAAAAGGGTGACTACGCCCCCGAACTAACCCCGAACGATCGCAAGGATTGATGACCTACACCTCCCTTCTCCAACCAACTCCCTCCACACCAGTCCCATGTTGTGTACTATGTGTCGCCATCGTTTTAAACAGCGCATTCGTGCCCTTTGCTCCGGTTCTAGTAGTGGTGATGGGTCGGCACCATAGGGGAATGGGGTAAGATTCGCGCGTGCGTATGTGTTTGAGCGGATGCAGCGTTGGCAGCGGCGAGCCAGACGTCCCAGCACACAGTATCACGACGGCAGCGTGGTTGAGATATATCGTGTCGTGTGTGCTGTTCCCGCGGGTCATCGTCACCATCATCATACAGTGTACATTCGCCGAAAATTGTTTCTTCCGCGCGGAACCGCGACAAACTCACACAGACAACTTCGGTCCAATGAAGTGCGCTTACTCCGCATTCATGTCCCCGTAAAAATCACACTAATCAGTCGTCAGTTGTCTTCCGGTAAGCCTTTCCGAAACGTCATCCTTCTGGCCAATAACGGCTTGGATGGAACCGGTACTGCCGTAGGCAGCTTAAGGCAGGTAACGGTCAGCTAGGAACAATGCTAGTGCCGCAGGACATGTTAACCGTGCAGTCGAAGACGATCTTCCAAATCAACAAGTACTACGCGGAGAAGGTACAGGTGCGCATGGGCAACATCGCCCTAGTGCTGCGCGAGATTTGCAAAATCGTTCAGGAGGTGCTGCGTGAGGTAGAGGTACAGGAGCCTAGATTTATCTCTAGCCTGGTCGAATGCAATGGAAGGTAAGTTGAAGAGCTTGTCACTTCTTGTCTCGGAAGTCCTAGATTGGGAGATGGCTTTAAAGCTGACGCAATATATGGACATAACCCTACTTTTTCAGATACGAAGGTCTGGAAGTAATCTCGCCGACGGCATTCGAGGTAGTACTCTACCTGAACCAGATGGGAGTATTCAACTTTGTGGACGATGGGTCACTGCCAGGCGCAGCAGTGCTAAAGCTTAGCGACGGCCGAAAACGCTCCATGTCCTTGTGGGTGGAGTTCATCACCGCGTCCGGCTATTTGTCCGCCCGGAAGATCCGGTCCCGGTTTCACACGCTTGTCGCCCAAGCAGTTGAGAAGTGCCCTTACCGGGACATGGTGAAGCTGGTGCCCGACACGACGGAGGTGAAGCTGCGCATCCGCGAACGGTACACCGTCCAGATTACGCCCGCCTTCAAGTGTACGGGCATCTGGCCGAGGTCGGCTGCCCATTGGCCCATTCTCAACATACCTTGGCCCCATCCGGCCCTGGTTGCGGAGGTCAAGACGGAGGGGTTCGATTTGCTTTCGAAGGAGAGCGTTATCCTGCAGGGCAAGAACGCGAACGTTGAGGGTGACGCCTGGCTGCTACACTTTACCGAGGCGGAGAATCGGTTGCTGCAGGGCGGATACCGGAAGCGGTGCCTCAGCATCCTGAAGACGCTGTGCGACCGGCATCTAGAATTGCCCGGTGCACCAATCGGGTATTACCATCTTAAGACGCTGTTGTTGTACGAGTGTGAGAAGCATCCGCGCGAAACGGAGTGGGATGCAGGCTGCGTCGCGGATCGG
The Anopheles arabiensis isolate DONGOLA chromosome X, AaraD3, whole genome shotgun sequence DNA segment above includes these coding regions:
- the LOC120906617 gene encoding protein mab-21-like, with protein sequence MLVPQDMLTVQSKTIFQINKYYAEKVQVRMGNIALVLREICKIVQEVLREVEVQEPRFISSLVECNGRYEGLEVISPTAFEVVLYLNQMGVFNFVDDGSLPGAAVLKLSDGRKRSMSLWVEFITASGYLSARKIRSRFHTLVAQAVEKCPYRDMVKLVPDTTEVKLRIRERYTVQITPAFKCTGIWPRSAAHWPILNIPWPHPALVAEVKTEGFDLLSKESVILQGKNANVEGDAWLLHFTEAENRLLQGGYRKRCLSILKTLCDRHLELPGAPIGYYHLKTLLLYECEKHPRETEWDAGCVADRLNGIFLQLISCLQCRRCPHYFLPSLDLFKGKSPTALDNASKHVWRLCRDILTSSKAFDRL